From a region of the Zingiber officinale cultivar Zhangliang chromosome 4B, Zo_v1.1, whole genome shotgun sequence genome:
- the LOC121978597 gene encoding uncharacterized protein LOC121978597 yields MQSQGYGQLPSQPTPNPKGNVSALTLRSGKTTSDPIQNSHSGLQQNSPLTVADSTSQKFQNFPTNPGQTDSAQNGMTGTDHQHFIHPAASELTQSGGTDFGLEINPIEASNSASNSAQNLDKNFNQQGVEPSIPLPFPRIRDCIFEDAMLDLGASINVMPKSVFQSLRIGPLQPTGVVIQLANRSQAHPAGVIEDVLVKVRELIFSVDFYILDMEGDVLANMSPLILGRPFLKTARTKIDVHAGTLSMEIGDTVVRFSIFEAMKHPREDHSILSMEISEELEGMDFLSEIDSDLDTTDVDQGDELFHC; encoded by the exons ATGCAGAGCCAAGGATATGGGCAATTGCCTTCACAACCCACTCCAAATCCTAAGGGAAATGTGAGTGCATTAACTCTTCGAAGTGGTAAAACAACTTCAGATCCAATTCAGAATTCACATTCTGGTTTACAGCAAAATTCACCTTTGACAGTAGCAGATTCAACCTCACAAAAATTTCAGAATTTTCCAACAAATCCAGGGCAGACAGATTCAGCACAGAATGGCATGACTGGAACTGATCATCAACATTTTATTCACCCTGCAGCTTCAGAACTTACACAATCTGGTGGAACAGATTTCGGATTGGAAATTAATCCAATAGAAGCTAGCAATTCAGCTTCAAATTCAGCACAGAATCTGGACAAAAATTTTAACCAGCAAGGAGTTGAGCCTTCCATTCCGTTACCTTTCCCTCGAATAA GAGATTGTATTTTTGAGGATGCAATGTTAGATCTTGGAGCTTCTATAAATGTGATGCCTAAGTCAGTTTTTCAGTCATTAAGAATTGGACCTTTGCAACCCACAGGTGTAGTGATTCAGTTGGCTAACCGAAGTCAAGCACACCCAGCTGGAGTAATTGAGGATGTATTGGTAAAAGTGAGGGAGTTAATTTTTTCTGTAGATTTTTACATCTTAGATATGGAGGGTGATGTGCTTGCAAACATGTCTCCACTTATTCTTGGACGTCCATTCTTGAAGACTGCAAGGACCAAGATTGATGTTCATGCGGGAACTCTTTCCATGGAAATAGGAGACACGGTGGTTCGGTTCAGCATTTTTGAGGCTATGAAGCATCCTAGAGAggatcattctatacttagcaTGGAAATCTCAGAGGAGCTGGAAGGCATGGATTTTTTGTCAGAAATTGATTCAGATTTGGATACTACGGATGTTGATCAAGGAGATGAATTGTTTCATTGTTAG